The following coding sequences lie in one Anguilla anguilla isolate fAngAng1 chromosome 14, fAngAng1.pri, whole genome shotgun sequence genomic window:
- the cldn23a gene encoding claudin-23, which translates to MRTPGMLIFGMVLSPCGWILDLTSTVAPNWRENRNLPSESQDLVLQQGIWDICKTFDSSRNIECNQPDVPYFNNQVIPVAQGLMVASLLVTLLGLAIATPGVRCWRDRPNYTIAGLGGLLIFLSGVMTIIPVAWYTHILKNITSLTATGDDIRVGYCIVLGYIGGIMQVLAGLAMVIVMCSCCGGKNRGEKSSDPPEKFTHTKYPMARRIEVPSISRSKSSASSVPYSKDSFDDDFPRAKTPGNRSTSTSYGGRPYDADL; encoded by the coding sequence ATGCGCACTCCCGGTATGCTGATATTTGGAATGGTTTTGTCACCTTGCGGGTGGATCCTGGATCTGACCAGCACGGTGGCCCCGAACTGGAGGGAAAATCGGAACCTCCCGAGCGAATCCCAGGACCTCGTCTTGCAACAGGGGATCTGGGATATCTGCAAAACTTTCGATTCCTCACGGAACATAGAATGTAATCAGCCAGACGTGCCATACTTCAACAACCAAGTCATCCCCGTGGCGCAGGGTTTAATGGTGGCATCTTTGTTGGTCACCCTACTTGGCCTGGCTATAGCCACCCCTGGAGTCAGATGCTGGAGAGACCGACCGAACTACACTATCGCCGGGTTGGGCGGACTTTTGATCTTCCTTTCGGGCGTCATGACCATAATTCCAGTCGCTTGGTACACTCACATTCTGAAAAACATAACCTCATTGACGGCGACCGGTGACGACATTCGGGTGGGCTACTGCATCGTGCTGGGTTACATCGGGGGCATCATGCAAGTACTTGCTGGACTTGCTATGGTCATTGTGATGTGCTCGTGCTGTGGCGGAAAGAACCGCGGTGAGAAATCATCAGACCCCCCCGAGAAGTTCACCCACACAAAATATCCAATGGCCAGAAGAATCGAGGTGCCCAGTATCAGCAGGAGTAAAAGCTCCGCAAGCAGCGTCCCTTACTCCAAGGATTCGTTCGACGACGACTTCCCCCGGGCAAAGACCCCTGGAAATCGGTCAACCAGCACATCTTACGGCGGCAGACCTTACGACGCCGATTTGTGA
- the LOC118213125 gene encoding cystatin-B-like isoform X2 — MQRRGGTGAPQDATSEVQKICDEIKSQSEEDAGKKFDDFKAKSFASQVVAGTNYFIKVHVGGDDYVHLCVHRPLPCANQPLKLLRQETGKLHHEPIGYF; from the exons ATGCAGCGACGTGGAGGAACAGGAGCACCGCAGGACGCCACTTCCGAGGTGCAGAAAATCTGTGATGAG ATTAAGTCGCAGTCggaggaggatgctgggaagaAGTTTGATGACTTCAAAGCAAAATCGTTTGCATCCCAAGTGGTGGCTGGAACCAACTACTTCATTAAG GTCCACGTAGGTGGAGATGActatgtgcacctgtgtgtccATAGACCACTGCCCTGTGCAAACCAACCTTTAAAGCTGCTTCGCCAAGAGACAGGCAAGCTTCACCACGAACCAATTGGTTACTTCTGA
- the LOC118212467 gene encoding fibropellin-3-like has product MDASTPQACDQQLCQYHGKCVTVDGEPVCECLLGYRGAFCQDRVSESIRVPLTLGVLGVIGGAILLAFACRFIWKRVKTFRRKSVGTSQRIALVEMVDRGTSSYNQSL; this is encoded by the exons ATGGACGCGTCGACCCCCCAGGCGTGTGACCAGCAGCTGTGTCAGTACCACGGGAAGTGCGTGACGGTGGACGGCGAGCCCGTCTGCGAGTGCCTGCTGGGGTACCGGGGCGCGTTCTGCCAGGACCGGGTCAGCGAGTCCATCCGGGTGCCGCTGACGCTCGGGGTGCTGGGGGTGATCGGCGGGGCCATCCTCCTGGCCTTCGCCTGCAGGTTCATATGGAAGAGGGTGAAGACGTTTCGGAG GAAATCTGTGGGTACTTCACAGAGGATCGCCCTGGTGGAAATGGTCGACAGAGGAACCTCCAGTTACAATCAGTCGCTGTAG
- the LOC118213125 gene encoding cystatin-B-like isoform X1, with protein MPLCGGTGAPQDATPEVQKICDEIKSQSEEDAGKKFDDFKAKSFASQVVAGTNYFIKVHVGGDDYVHLCVHRPLPCANQPLKLLRQETGKLHHEPIGYF; from the exons ATGCCGCTATGTGGAGGAACAGGAGCACCTCAGGACGCCACTCCCGAGGTGCAGAAAATCTGTGATGAG ATTAAGTCGCAGTCggaggaggatgctgggaagaAGTTTGATGACTTCAAAGCAAAATCGTTTGCATCCCAAGTGGTGGCTGGAACCAACTACTTCATTAAG GTCCACGTAGGTGGAGATGActatgtgcacctgtgtgtccATAGACCACTGCCCTGTGCAAACCAACCTTTAAAGCTGCTTCGCCAAGAGACAGGCAAGCTTCACCACGAACCAATTGGTTACTTCTGA